From a single Vitis vinifera cultivar Pinot Noir 40024 chromosome 18, ASM3070453v1 genomic region:
- the LOC100257481 gene encoding probable alpha-amylase 2 has translation MGYMNNGFDESQQSDYGAVLRNGREILLQGFNWESHKHDWWRNLEKKVPDVAKSGFTSVWLPPASQSFSPEGYLPQNLYSLNSSYGSEHLLKNLLQKLNQHKVRAMADIVINHRVGTTQGHGGMYNRYDGIPLSWNEHAVTSCTGGLGNRSSGANFHGVPNIDHTQNFVRNDLIGWLKWLRGVGFQDFRFDFARGYSAKYVKEYIEGARPIFSVGEYWDPCNYNNNGLDYNQDSHRQRIVNWIDGTGQLSAAFDFTTKGILQEAVKGQFWRLRDRQGKPPGVMGWWPSRAVTFIDNHDTGSTQAHWPFPMNHLMEGYAYILTHPGIPTVFYDHFYDWAGSIHNEIAKLIAVRKEQDIHSRSSIKILEAQPNLYSAIIGDKVCMKIGDGSWCPGGREWTLATSGQRYAVWKK, from the exons ATGGGTTACATGAATAAC GGTTTTGATGAAAGTCAGCAGAGTGATTATG GTGCAGTGCTACGCAATGGAAGAGAAATACTTTTGCAG GGATTCAACTGGGAGTCCCATAAACATGATTGGTGgagaaatttagaaaagaaGGTTCCTGATGTTGCAAAATCTGGGTTTACATCAGTATGGTTGCCACCAGCATCTCAGTCTTTCTCACCAGAAG GTTACCTTCCTCAGAACCTTTATTCCCTTAATTCTTCATATGGTTCTGAGCACCTATTAAAAAATCTACTTCAAAAATTGAACCAGCACAAAGTTAGAGCAATGGCTGACATAGTTATCAATCATCGTGTTGGTACTACCCAAGGACATGGTGGAATGTACAACCGTTATGATGGAATACCATTATCATGGAATGAACATGCTGTTACATCTTGTACTGGGGGACTG GGTAATCGAAGCAGTGGCGCCAACTTCCATGGGGTTCCAAATATTGATCATACCCAAAATTTTGTTCGAAATGACCTTATAGGTTGGCTAAAGTGGCTACGTGGTGTTGGCTTTCAAGATTTTCGTTTTGATTTTGCAAGAGG TTATTCGGCAAAATATGTGAAGGAGTATATTGAGGGCGCAAGACCAATATTTTCTGTTGGGGAGTACTGGGATCCTTGCAACTACAATAATAATGGGTTGGACTACAACCAAG ATAGTCATAGACAACGGATTGTCAATTGGATTGATGGCACAGGACAACTTTCAGCTGCATTTGACTTCACAACAAAGGGAATCCTTCAG GAGGCGGTAAAGGGACAGTTCTGGCGTCTGCGTGACCGACAAGGAAAACCACCAGGTGTGATGGGTTGGTGGCCTTCAAGGGCTGTCACATTCATAGATAACCATGATACAGGCTCAACACAG gctcattggcctttccCTATGAATCATCTCATGGAG GGCTATGCATATATACTCACACATCCTGGTATACCAACAGTTTTCTATGACCATTTCTATGACTGGGCTGGCTCCATTCACAATGAAATTGCAAAGCTG ATTGCTGTTAGGAAGGAGCAGGACATTCACAGTCGATCATCTATCAAGATCTTGGAGGCCCAGCCCAATCTCTACTCTGCTATCATTGGAGACAAAGTATGCATGAAGATTGGGGATGGCTCGTGGTGCCCAGGAGGCAGGGAGTGGACCCTTGCAACCAGTGGCCAAAGATACGCCGTATGGAAAAAGTAA
- the LOC100250576 gene encoding F-box protein SKIP23, which produces MADWSQLHPELLDFIAKKFKIYTDYVRFRAVCHNWRASVPKTPHHLPTQLPWLMLPQSQPHHTHRPFFSLSLNKFHFLQLPEASHRRRRRGSSHGWLLILDEAPEIFLLNPLTRSKVHLPPLSTFPNVVRFNFADVGREYALRTSSGDVYTRSLKKMRDSFIKKTILSSSPANGSDFIAVVILNQTGDLALCRKSDDSWTFLEDAQSYAEDVIFHRGLFYAVNKYGSIAVCDVSGSSPRVSIIEMPQQFGGDLQYLVESGEELLLVTRYLDLTYDVEPDQTSLIYRTTRFQVCRLDLKAPRWEVVSSLGDRALFLGENLSLSLSSVDFPGCKGNCIYYTDDYSEDNYDGIGGEQDLGIFNLEDGSIEPLPCSHFRIRWPPPLWVTPNPC; this is translated from the coding sequence ATGGCGGACTGGTCTCAACTCCACCCCGAGCTCCTAGACTTCATTGCCAAAAAGTTTAAAATCTACACGGACTATGTCCGCTTCCGAGCCGTGTGCCACAACTGGCGAGCCTCTGTCCCCAAAACGCCGCACCACCTCCCCACTCAACTCCCATGGCTCATGCTTCCTCAATCCCAACCTCACCACACTCACCGCCCCTTCTTCAGCCTCTCCCTCAACAAATTCCACTTCCTCCAACTTCCTGAAGCGTCCCACCGCCGTCGCCGCCGCGGCTCCTCCCACGGTTGGCTTCTTATTCTCGACGAAGCTCCTGAAATCTTTCTCCTCAACCCTCTCACCAGGTCCAAGGTCCATCTCCCTCCTCTCTCCACTTTTCCGAATGTTGTCCGCTTCAACTTCGCCGACGTCGGCCGCGAGTACGCTCTCCGGACCTCGTCCGGCGATGTCTACACTCGGAGTCTCAAAAAGATGAGAGATTCGTTTATCAAGAAAACGATTCTCTCGTCGAGTCCTGCCAATGGTTCCGATTTCATCGCAGTCGTTATTCTAAATCAAACCGGCGATTTGGCCCTTTGTAGGAAAAGTGACGATTCTTGGACTTTTTTGGAGGATGCACAGTCGTATGCTGAGGATGTTATATTCCATAGAGGATTGTTCTATGCTGTGAATAAGTACGGATCGATTGCTGTGTGTGATGTGAGCGGTTCGTCTCCTAGGGTTTCGATAATTGAAATGCCGCAGCAATTTGGTGGGGATTTGCAGTATTTGGTCGAATCGGGGGAGGAACTGTTGTTGGTTACTAGGTATCTAGATCTTACATATGATGTTGAGCCTGATCAGACTAGTCTGATCTATAGAACAACGCGGTTCCAAGTTTGTAGGCTAGATTTGAAAGCCCCAAGGTGGGAGGTGGTGAGCAGCCTGGGCGATCGGGCATTGTTTCTAGGGGAAAATTTGTCATTGTCTTTGTCATCTGTGGATTTTCCGGGATGTAAAGGGAATTGCATCTATTATACGGATGATTATTCTGAGGATAATTATGATGGCATTGGTGGTGAACAGGATTTAGGCATTTTCAACTTAGAAGATGGCAGCATCGAACCATTACCATGTTCACATTTTCGGATACGCTGGCCTCCACCACTCTGGGTTACGCCCAATCCATGTTGA
- the LOC100250620 gene encoding uncharacterized protein LOC100250620, whose protein sequence is MSSSASGLSHIDQEQLMEKLQIFKIQGTDRHGRKVLVIIGKYFPARVISVEVLKKYLEEKIFSQLGEKPFSVVYVHTGVQRSDNFPGISVLRSIYEAIPINVKDHIEAVYFLHPGLQARLFFATFGRFLFNGGLYQKLQYVNRLEFLWSHVRRNGLEIPEFVLDHDEELEDRPLMDYGLESDHPRTYASPTHDSPVGMYSMRCIA, encoded by the exons ATGAGTTCTTCTGCTTCTGGCCTGTCTCATATCGATCAAGAACAACTGATGGAGAAGCTTCAGATCTTCAAGATCCAAGGTACGGATAGACACGGTCGGAAGGTTCTTGTTATCATCGGAAAGTACTTTCCCG CTCGGGTTATAAGTGTTGAGGTGTTGAAAAAGTATTTGGAGGAGAAGATTTTCTCTCAGCTGGGAGAGAAGCCGTTCTCTGTGGTGTATGTGCATACAGGTGTTCAGAGGAGCGATAACTTTCCTGGAATCTCGGTCCTCCGGTCGATCTACGAGGCCATTCCGATCAATGTTAAAGATCACATCGAGGCGGTTTACTTCCTACACCCCGGTCTGCAGGCCAGGCTCTTCTTCGCCACCTTTGGTCGTTTTCTATTTAACGGAGG GTTATACCAGAAGCTTCAATACGTGAACAGGCTTGAGTTTCTGTGGAGCCATGTAAGGAGGAACGGACTCGAGATACCTGAGTTTGTATTGGATCACGATGAGGAACTGGAAGACCGTCCGTTGATGGACTACGGTTTGGAGAGTGATCACCCCAGAACCTACGCTTCACCAACGCATGATTCGCCGGTGGGAATGTACTCAATGAGGTGCATAGCATAG
- the LOC100262605 gene encoding pentatricopeptide repeat-containing protein At2g33680 gives MTLPSNRSFFTALLQYTHNRSLQKGKALHAQIIKSSSSCVYIANSLVNLYAKCQRLREAKFVFERIQNKDVVSWNCIINGYSQHGPSGSSHVMELFQRMRAENTAPNAHTFAGVFTAASTLVDAAGGRLAHAVAIKMDSCRDVFVGSSLMNMYCKAGLTPEARKVFDTMPERNSVSWATMISGYASQKLAAEALGLFRLMRREEEGENEFVFTSVLSALTLPELVNNGKQIHCIAVKNGLLSIVSVGNALVTMYAKCGSLDDALQTFETSSDKNSITWSAMITGYAQSGDSDKALKLFSSMHLSGIRPSEFTFVGVINACSDLGAAWEGKQVHDYLLKLGFESQIYVMTALVDMYAKCSSIVDARKGFDYLQEPDIVLWTSMIGGYVQNGENEDALSLYGRMEMEGILPNELTMASVLKACSSLAALEQGKQIHARTVKYGFGLEVPIGSALSTMYAKCGCLKDGTLVFRRMPARDVISWNAMISGLSQNGCGKEALELFEEMQLEGTKPDYVTFVNILSACSHMGLVERGWGYFRMMFDEFGMDPRVEHYACMVDILSRAGKLKEAIEFTESATIDHGMCLWRIILGACRNYRNYELGAYAGEKLMELGSQESSAYVLLSSIYSALGRWEDVERVRRMMKLRGVSKEPGCSWIELKSGVHVFVVKDQMHPQIGDIHVELRQLSKQMKDEGYEPATDSFSAAL, from the coding sequence ATGACTCTACCTTCAAATCGCTCATTCTTTACAGCACTTCTGCAATACACCCACAACAGAAGTCTCCAAAAGGGCAAGGCCCTCCACGCCCAAATCATCAAATCCAGTTCTTCCTGCGTTTACATCGCTAACAGCCTTGTCAACTTGTACGCCAAGTGCCAACGCTTACGCGAAGCCAAGTTTGTTTTCGAGCGTATACAAAACAAGGACGTCGTCTCATGGAACTGCATCATCAATGGCTACTCTCAACATGGCCCCAGTGGCTCTTCCCATGTCATGGAACTCTTCCAGCGGATGAGGGCCGAGAACACTGCCCCGAATGCCCATACTTTTGCTGGCGTTTTCACCGCCGCCTCCACCTTGGTGGACGCAGCCGGTGGCAGACTAGCTCACGCGGTGGCAATAAAAATGGATAGTTGTCGTGACGTATTTGTGGGTAGTTCTTTGATGAATATGTATTGTAAGGCTGGTCTTACCCCGGAGGCTCGCAAGGTGTTTGATACAATGCCGGAGAGGAATTCGGTTTCTTGGGCGACGATGATTTCTGGGTATGCATCACAGAAGCTTGCTGCTGAAGCATTGGGGCTGTTTAGGTTGATGAGGAGGGAAGAGGAGGGCGAGAATGAGTTTGTGTTCACTAGCGTTCTTAGTGCATTGACGCTGCCTGAGTTGGTCAATAATGGTAAGCAAATTCATTGTATTGCGGTTAAAAATGGGCTGTTGTCGATTGTGTCCGTTGGGAATGCTCTCGTTACAATGTATGCAAAATGTGGGAGTTTGGATGATGCACTTCAAACGTTCGAGACGTCAAGTGATAAGAATTCTATTACATGGTCAGCGATGATCACTGGTTATGCACAATCTGGGGATTCTGACAAGGCCTTGAAGCTGTTTTCAAGTATGCATCTTTCGGGAATTAGGCCTAGTGAGTTCACATTCGTTGGGGTTATTAATGCTTGCAGTGATCTTGGTGCTGCTTGGGAAGGAAAGCAAGTGCATGATTATTTGCTGAAGCTTGGATTTGAATCCCAAATATATGTAATGACAGCTCTTGTTGATATGTACGCGAAATGCAGCAGCATAGTTGATGCTAGGAAGGGTTTTGATTATTTGCAAGAGCCTGATATTGTTTTGTGGACTTCCATGATTGGAGGGTATGTACAAAATGGTGAGAATGAAGACGCTCTGAGTTTATATGGTAGAATGGAGATGGAGGGTATTTTGCCCAATGAGCTAACTATGGCTAGTGTTCTAAAAGCCTGTTCAAGCCTTGCTGCCTTGGAACAAGGAAAGCAAATTCATGCCCGTACTGTTAAGTATGGATTTGGTCTAGAAGTTCCAATTGGAAGTGCTCTTTCGACCATGTATGCCAAGTGTGGGTGTCTCAAAGATGGCACGCTTGTCTTTAGGAGGATGCCTGCAAGGGATGTAATATCATGGAATGCAATGATATCTGGGCTCTCCCAAAATGGATGTGGTAAGGAAGCTCTAGAACTCTTCGAGGAGATGCAATTAGAGGGCACAAAGCCAGACTATGTTACCTTTGTTAACATTCTCTCTGCGTGTAGCCACATGGGATTGGTGGAAAGAGGATGGGGTTATTTCAGGATGATGTTTGATGAATTTGGTATGGACCCCAGAGTAGAGCACTATGCTTGCATGGTTGATATTCTGAGCCGTGCAGGAAAGCTCAAAGAAGCAATAGAGTTCACTGAATCGGCTACCATTGATCATGGAATGTGTTTGTGGCGTATTATATTAGGTGCTTGTCGGAACTACCGTAATTATGAGTTGGGAGCCTATGCAGGGGAGAAACTGATGGAGTTGGGCTCCCAAGAGTCATCTGCTTATGTGTTGCTGTCTAGTATCTATTCTGCCTTGGGCAGGTGGGAAGATGTGGAAAGGGTCAGGAGGATGATGAAACTCCGGGGAGTGAGTAAGGAGCCTGGTTGTAGCTGGATTGAGCTCAAGAGTGGGGTTCATGTTTTTGTTGTCAAAGACCAGATGCATCCACAGATTGGAGATATACATGTTGAGCTACGACAGTTAAGCAAACAAATGAAGGATGAAGGTTATGAACCTGCCACTGATTCATTTTCTGCTGCTTTATGA
- the LOC100267766 gene encoding uncharacterized protein LOC100267766, whose amino-acid sequence MEIQEPDPKRPKMSQTTTTSDDEDCDTTTATKKPRYKRRKIAIFFAYCGVGYQGMQKNPGAKTIEGDLEEALFFSGAVPEQDRGHPKRFDWARSARTDKGVSAVGQVVSGRFYIDPPGLVERLNSNLPPQIRIFGFKRVTASFNAKKFCDRRRYVYLIPVFALDPSSHPDRESVLASVGSENELVKCLECSERGRKVVGIMGKRSFESKVSVDDREDVEGESKNIVQLGIPSNDEAAIVNSEVQEEIKATSNNNNIDANNSISETIKEEAAKLSSEVDAEIINGENSISEPVKVGAAILKSEAKEESMASSDNRHDGNSISQPIKEGRCFQDNETSESTPDSRASAQNEPGVSHSEQSDKGENKLEKGSGFCYGDKERERFNRILGHYVGTHNFHNFTTRIKAEDPSAQRFIVSFDGNTIVTVEGIEFVKCEVVGQSFMLHQIRKMIGLAVAIMRNVAPESLLETALLKDVNINVPTAPEVGLYLDECFFSSYNKKWRDSHEEVSMKAYAEEAEEFKMKHVYSHIAATEHKEGVVALWLHSLNHRNYPDLCIGDNGAASDGKNGEEETMAD is encoded by the exons ATGGAAATCCAGGAGCCGGACCCCAAAAGACCAAAAATGTCCCAAACCACCACCACCTCCGATGACGAAGACTGTGACACCACCACCGCCACCAAAAAGCCGAGATACAAGCGCCGCAAGATCGCCATCTTCTTCGCATACTGTGGCGTGGGCTACCAAGGCATGCAGAAGAACCCCGGAGCCAAAACCATCGAAGGGGACCTCGAAGAAGCCCTCTTCTTCTCGGGCGCCGTCCCCGAGCAAGACCGCGGACACCCCAAGCGGTTCGACTGGGCTCGGTCCGCTCGAACCGATAAGGGCGTCAGCGCAGTGGGTCAAGTAGTCTCAGGCCGGTTCTACATTGATCCACCCGGCCTAGTCGAGCGCCTGAATTCGAATCTCCCTCCCCAGATTCGGATCTTTGGGTTTAAGCGCGTGACGGCGTCGTTTAATGCCAAGAAATTCTGTGATCGCAGGAGGTATGTGTATCTTATTCCAGTGTTTGCTCTTGATCCCAGTTCGCATCCTGATAGAGAGAGTGTCTTGGCTAGTGTGGGGTCTGAAAATGAGCTTGTTAAGTGCTTGGAGTGTTCTGAGAGAGGTCGTAAAGTCGTAGGTATAATGGGTAAACGCAGTTTCGAATCGAAAGTTTCAGTAGATGATAGGGAAGATGTAGAAGGTGAATCTAAAAACATTGTTCAGTTGGGCATTCCATCGAACGATGAAGCTGCAATCGTGAACTCTGAAGTTCAAGAAGAGATTAAGGCCACTTCAAACAACAATAACATAGATGCTAATAATTCAATTTCTGAAACGATAAAGGAAGAAGCCGCAAAACTGAGCTCTGAAGTTGATGCAGAGATTATCAATGGTGAAAATTCAATTTCTGAACCCGTCAAGGTAGGAGCTGCAATATTAAAATCTGAAGCTAAAGAAGAGAGTATGGCTTCCTCGGACAACAGACATGATGGTAATTCAATCTCTCAACCTATAAAGGAAGGCCGGTGTTTTCAGGACAATGAGACCTCTGAATCGACCCCTGATAGTAGGGCTTCTGCACAAAACGAGCCTGGTGTTTCTCATTCTGAACAGTCTGACAAGGGAGAGAAtaagcttgagaagggaagtggGTTTTGTTATGGCGACAAGGAGAGGGAGAGATTCAATAGAATTCTGGGTCATTATGTTGGAACTCATAACTTCCACAACTTCACCACCAGAATTAAAGCCGAGGATCCCTCTGCCCAACGCTTCATTGTTTCATTTGATGGCAACACCATCGTCACTGTAGAAGGCATCGAATTTGTGAAGTGTGAAGTTGTGGGGCAGAGCTTCATGCTTCATCAGATTCGGAAGATGATTGGTCTTGCAGTAGCAATCATGAGAAACGTTGCCCCTGAGTCCTTGCTAGAAACAGCTCTACTAAA GGATGTTAACATCAATGTGCCCACGGCCCCTGAAGTTGGCTTATACCTGGACGAGTGTTTCTTCTCGTCCTACAACAAGAAATGGAGAGACAGCCATGAAGAGGTATCCATGAAAGCCTATGCAGAAGAGGCAGAAGAGTTCAAGATGAAGCATGTCTACTCCCATATCGCAGCAACAGAACATAAGGAAGGAGTTGTGGCCCTCTGGCTGCATTCTCTGAACCACCGCAACTACCCCGATTTATGCATTGGGGACAATGGAGCTGCCTCTGATGGGAAAAATGGTGAAGAGGAAACAATGGCCGACTGA